Proteins encoded by one window of bacterium:
- the argS gene encoding arginine--tRNA ligase (catalyzes a two-step reaction, first charging an arginine molecule by linking its carboxyl group to the alpha-phosphate of ATP, followed by transfer of the aminoacyl-adenylate to its tRNA; class-I aminoacyl-tRNA synthetase), translating into MNPQEYIRSQIQSALAQLAIPVSDIKQLNLEKPKQEANGDLASAIAMNLAKEQKLVPRKLAEQIVSRFNLDPLYVEKAEIAGPGFINFYLAKHCLQQSVSSILQQGAEYGRSRWGLGRSIQLEFVSANPTGPLNIVSARAAAIGDVL; encoded by the coding sequence ATGAACCCGCAGGAATATATTCGCAGTCAAATACAGAGTGCGCTCGCACAATTGGCGATCCCCGTCAGCGATATCAAACAGCTCAATCTGGAAAAACCCAAGCAGGAGGCGAACGGAGATCTCGCCTCCGCCATTGCCATGAATCTGGCTAAAGAACAGAAACTCGTGCCGCGCAAGCTGGCTGAGCAGATCGTGAGCCGGTTCAACCTGGATCCGCTCTATGTGGAAAAAGCCGAGATCGCCGGCCCCGGATTCATCAACTTTTATCTGGCGAAGCACTGCCTGCAGCAATCTGTATCAAGCATTTTGCAGCAGGGCGCCGAGTACGGCCGCAGCCGATGGGGTCTGGGCCGATCCATTCAGCTGGAATTCGTCAGCGCCAACCCCACCGGTCCCCTCAACATCGTGTCCGCCCGCGCTGCCGCCATCGGCGATGTGCT
- a CDS encoding glycosyltransferase family 9 protein, with protein MIHEDPQKILVIRLSSIGDILLTSPLLRSLHRRFPQAQIDFCIKERYADLVKGHPYLRHRVILAAPYGWSELRRVRRLIRAEKYDLIVDVHRNLRSLFLRDHRARIATYAKHYWKRWLLVHAGVNRYREVVPVHRRYMAGLAPWGIQADGQGLEFFLFEEEKAYARSRLAELGLDPSVRRIGFAVGAGHATKQWPAEHFIALAGLLAERTALRIFIFGDDRDRTVARRIAAAIGRAAVDLSGTLNLRETAAMIAAMDLMVTNDSGLMHLAVALGIKTVSIFGCTTRELGFFPDAPFNRVVENSGLACRPCTTMGRRRCPKGHFRCMTEVTPEQVSAAAIPLLAG; from the coding sequence ATGATCCACGAGGATCCGCAGAAAATTCTGGTGATTCGGCTCAGCTCCATCGGCGATATTCTGTTGACCTCGCCGTTGCTGCGTTCGCTGCACCGGCGGTTTCCGCAGGCGCAGATCGATTTTTGCATCAAAGAACGGTACGCCGATCTGGTCAAGGGCCATCCGTATCTGCGGCATAGGGTGATCCTGGCGGCGCCCTATGGCTGGTCCGAGCTGCGCCGGGTGCGCCGGCTCATCCGCGCGGAAAAATATGATCTCATCGTCGACGTGCACCGCAACCTGCGTTCGCTGTTCCTACGGGATCACCGGGCCCGGATCGCGACCTATGCCAAGCACTATTGGAAACGCTGGCTTTTGGTCCATGCAGGAGTGAACCGGTACCGGGAAGTGGTTCCGGTCCATCGAAGGTATATGGCCGGTCTGGCGCCCTGGGGCATTCAGGCGGATGGGCAGGGTTTGGAATTTTTTTTATTCGAAGAGGAGAAAGCTTACGCCCGGTCTCGTCTGGCTGAACTTGGACTTGATCCGTCCGTGCGGCGAATCGGTTTTGCTGTCGGCGCCGGTCACGCGACCAAGCAATGGCCGGCCGAGCATTTTATCGCTCTGGCCGGGTTGCTCGCCGAGCGGACGGCGCTGCGCATTTTCATCTTCGGCGACGATCGCGATCGCACCGTGGCCCGCCGCATCGCGGCGGCGATCGGCCGTGCGGCCGTCGATCTGTCCGGCACATTGAACCTTCGTGAGACCGCGGCGATGATCGCCGCCATGGATCTCATGGTCACCAACGACAGCGGATTGATGCATCTGGCGGTGGCGCTTGGGATCAAGACCGTGTCCATCTTTGGCTGCACGACCCGGGAACTCGGTTTTTTTCCCGATGCCCCGTTCAACCGGGTGGTGGAGAACAGCGGATTAGCCTGCCGGCCGTGCACGACCATGGGACGTCGGCGCTGCCCCAAAGGCCATTTCCGCTGCATGACCGAGGTAACCCCGGAGCAGGTGTCTGCCGCGGCGATACCGCTGCTGGCAGGCTGA
- the rsfS gene encoding ribosome silencing factor yields MAPNGIEWEASMNSKALAERISRLVVEKKAYDVIVMDLTKIASFTDFFVICSVDSDHQAKAVLDHLDEQLHSVDAVKPWHVEGGSGSSWVLMDFIDVVVHLFRPEAREFYSLEKLWADAGTTRIEDSVEEKS; encoded by the coding sequence ATGGCGCCTAACGGCATAGAGTGGGAGGCATCCATGAACAGCAAAGCGTTGGCTGAACGCATCAGCCGGCTGGTTGTGGAAAAAAAAGCGTATGACGTGATAGTGATGGACCTGACCAAGATCGCATCGTTCACCGATTTTTTTGTGATCTGCTCTGTGGACAGCGACCATCAGGCCAAAGCCGTGTTGGATCATTTGGACGAACAGCTGCATTCGGTCGATGCGGTCAAGCCCTGGCATGTGGAGGGCGGCAGCGGCTCCAGCTGGGTGTTGATGGATTTTATTGATGTGGTGGTGCATCTGTTCCGTCCTGAAGCCCGCGAATTTTATTCGCTGGAAAAACTGTGGGCCGATGCCGGCACCACCCGGATAGAGGACTCTGTTGAGGAAAAATCATGA